The Setaria viridis chromosome 6, Setaria_viridis_v4.0, whole genome shotgun sequence genome contains a region encoding:
- the LOC117860696 gene encoding pentatricopeptide repeat-containing protein At1g71490 → MRPPPPPHPPAALSKHHLLRIRRCLPPVHARAVALGLGAHPSVLPRLASFYIALGDLPAARAAVERAAWKARAFPWNLLIWGYADRGMWGDAVLAYERMLALGVGADRFTYPSVLRACGELRDAAIGRGIEQRVQRWRYGLDMYVWNALVGMYAKCGELEDARRVFDGMPARDVISWNAMVSGYASASMWGEAFELLQQAPGANIVTWNVVAAGNLKAGNYDEVMRLVSQMRSSHSPGLDFVTVMIGLKACGRNGYLRIGRELHGVAVRLCFDRLERVECSLITMYSRCQMISSAFRLFRTCSLRSVATWNSLLAGFAFMDQVEEAMLLFRKMIESAVVPNDVTVLTMLSLGARFGHLCHGREMHCYILKHGLTGSNLLQNSLVDMYSKSRQMAAAHRVFDQMQCQDRHAYTSLILGYGMQREGLVSLELFDKMIANNIKVDHVTMVAVLSACSHSGLVTQGQLRFAEMIDVFCIAPRVEHFSCMVDLYCREGLLKMAEEMINRMPFQPTAAMLATLIEASGIHGKTEIGDRAAKRLLAMRTNNPGHYKLIANMYISAKRWPELAKVRSLMSGMELNMIPTHSLLESEYGECPVEQDYCLNRSMPGCLSDDMTDTDFSSSEEVKFNEAFGG, encoded by the exons ATgcgcccaccaccacctcctcatcctcccgcCGCGCTGTCCaagcaccacctcctccgcatccgccgctgcctcccacCC GTGCACGCGCGCGCCGTCGCGCTCGGCCTGGGCGCGCACCCCTCGGTGCTCCCCAGGCTCGCCTCCTTCTACATCGCGCTCGGCGACCTCCCCGCCGCGCGAGCCGCCGTCGAGCGCGCGGCATGGAAGGCGCGGGCGTTCCCATGGAACCTGCTCATATGGGGCTACGCCGACCGGGGGATGTGGGGCGACGCGGTCCTCGCCTACGAGAGGATGCTGGCGCTGGGCGTGGGCGCCGACAGGTTCACGTACCCGTCGGTCCTGCGTGCCTGCGGCGAGCTCCGGGATGCCGCCATTGGTCGGGGGATCGAGCAGCGGGTTCAGAGATGGAGGTATGGTCTGGATATGTACGTCTGGAATGCTCTGGTGGGGATGTATGCCAAGTGCGGGGAGCTGGAGGATGCGCGCAGGGTGTTTGATGGAATGCCTGCGAGGGATGTTATCAGCTGGAATGCGATGGTGTCTGGTTACGCGTCGGCAAGTATGTGGGGCGAGGCGTTTGAGCTGCTGCAGCAGGCTCCTGGGGCAAACATTGTGACCTGGAATGTAGTTGCAGCAGGGAACTTGAAGGCAGGGAATTACGATGAGGTTATGAGGCTGGTGTCGCAGATGAGAAGTTCTCATAGTCCAGGGCTGGATTTTGTGACTGTCATGATTGGCCTCAAGGCATGTGGTCGGAATGGTTATCTGAGAATTGGCCGGGAGTTGCACGGTGTGGCTGTTCGTCTATGCTTTGATAGGCTTGAGCGCGTGGAGTGTTCATTGATCACaatgtactcaagatgccagatGATCAGCTCTGCCTTCCGTCTGTTTAGAACATGCTCACTTCGGAGCGTAGCAACTTGGAATTCATTGCTAGCAGGATTTGCTTTCATGGACCAGGTCGAGGAAGCTATGTTACTTTTCAGAAAGATGATTGAGTCTGCTGTCGTTCCAAATGATGTTACTGTGTTAACTATGCTTTCACTTGGTGCACGTTTTGGACACCTCTGTCATGGAAGGGAGATGCACTGCTACATTCTCAAGCATGGATTAACTGGCTCTAACTTACTGCAGAATTCACTTGTGGACATGTACTCAAAGTCTAGACAGATGGCAGCTGCCCACAGAGTGTTTGACCAGATGCAATGTCAAGATAGGCACGCCTACACTTCATTGATTTTGGGCTATGGAATGCAAAGAGAGGGTCTTGTATCACTGGAGCTCTTTGATAAGATGATTGCCAACAATATCAAGGTGGACCATGTAACTATGGTTGCTGTTCTGTCAGCATGCAGCCACTCTGGGCTGGTAACTCAAGGGCAACTAAGGTTTGCTGAGATGATTGATGTATTTTGCATTGCACCAAGGGTGGAGCATTTTTCTTGCATGGTCGATTTGTACTGCCGTGAAGGTTTGCTGAAGATGGCTGAGGAGATGATTAACAGGATGCCATTCCAGCCAACTGCTGCAATGTTGGCAACTCTAATTGAGGCTTCGGGAATCCATGGCAAAACAGAAATTGGGGATCGAGCTGCAAAGAGGCTGCTGGCAATGAGGACGAACAACCCTGGTCACTACAAATTGATTGCAAACATGTATATATCAGCAAAACGCTGGCCAGAACTAGCTAAGGTTAGATCTTTAATGAGCGGGATGGAGCTAAATATGATTCCAACTCATTCCTTACTGGAGTCAGAATATGGCGAATGTCCAGTTGAACAAGATTATTGCTTAAACCGCAGTATGCCTGGATGCTTGTCTGATGACATGACAGATACTgatttctctagtagtgaggAAGTGAAATTTAATGAAGCTTTTGGTGGGTAA
- the LOC117861097 gene encoding probable serine/threonine-protein kinase At1g54610, with protein MGCVSSKQFHGGDEHGDGKPRRRPSSNSLKRLVSYSSSKRHEDLEEEDEEGAVVAATSSTAGRRAGNDASTARLIRKPPAPVVEAVPALPEEAATLAIGVVDAERAVAAAAGNWKRAPADVQVNGAAEQEPRSAGPRTEGEAKPRIRDVPNGVQGEHVAAGWPRWLTEVAAEAVRGWQPRRAESFEKLDKIGQGTYSSVYKARDLENGKIVALKKVRFANMDPESVRFMAREIHILRRLDHPNVVKLEGLVTSRMSSSLYLVFEYMEHDLAGLAATPGLKFTEPQVKCYMRQLLSGLEHCHNRGVLHRDIKGANLLIDNNGILKIADFGLATFFNPNQKQHLTSRVVTLWYRPPELLLGATNYGAAVDLWSAGCILAELLSGKPIMPGRTEVEQLHKIFKLCGSPSEEFWANLKLSRATIFKPQHPYRRCVNDVYKDFPTTALALLDRLLAVEPGNRGTAASALDSEFFTTKPYACDPSSLPKYPPSKEYDAKLRDEEARRQRAAAKGQEAEAGRRKQLPGPDGNSGLQQRRVQVNPKSGSYKFTPKEDAVSGFPIDPPARAADNGYPQRVPLMHAGRSSSTLGRSSGVDPKAQRFHTSQIVGADMSNQSTAAGQRGNAPKMSNLGESARRQYLREHRSSSRYSQLTGADPSDRPEWTHQFQERPSSSHRKDDAVANKEPTVVNGTKKNRIHYSGPLMPPGVNMDEILREHERQIQQAVRRARLDKGKGKHNGERDQSEALLYTTVNIRADR; from the exons ATGGGCTGTGTCAGTTCCAAGCAATTCCACGGCGGGGACGAGCATGGGGACGGGAAGCCGCGCCGGCGACCCTCGAGCAACTCGCTGAAGCGCCTGGTTAGTTACAGTTCCAGCAAGAGGCATGAGGACttggaagaggaggatgaggaagggGCAGTTGTGGCAGCCACGTCCTcgaccgccggccgccgtgctgGGAACGATGCCAGCACTGCGAGGCTGATCCGGAAGCCTCCAGCACCGGTGGTTGAGGCTGTACCGGCATTGCCAGAGGAGGCAGCCACTTTGGCGATAGGTGTCGTTGATGCCGAGAGGGCagttgctgctgcagctgggAATTGGAAGCGGGCTCCGGCGGATGTACAAGTCAATGGCGCAGCAGAGCAAGAGCCCAGGAGTGCAGGTCCTAGGACTGAGGGGGAGGCCAAACCAAGGATCAGGGATGTGCCCAATGGAGTCCAGGGGGAGCATGTGGCGGCAGGGTGGCCTAGATGGCTCACAGAGGTGGCAGCAGAGGCGGTTCGCGGGTGGCAGCCTCGGCGGGCAGAGTCTTTTGAGAAGTTGGACAAG ATAGGACAAGGTACATACAGCAGTGTTTACAAAGCACGTGATCTTGAGAACGGAAAAATTGTGGCTCTGAAGAAAGTTCGGTTTGCCAATATGGACCCTGAGAGTGTCCGATTTATGGCCAGGGAAATTCACATCTTAAGAAGGCTTGATCATCCAAACGTTGTGAAGCTTGAAGGTTTGGTGACGTCGCGCATGTCGAGCAGCTTGTATCTTGTATTTGAATACATGGAGCATGACCTTGCAGGACTTGCTGCTACACCTGGCTTAAAATTCACAGAACCTCAG GTCAAGTGTTACATGCGACAACTACTTTCTGGACTTGAACATTGTCATAACCGTGGTGTTTTGCACCGGGATATaaagggtgcaaatctccttATTGACAACAATGGCATTCTTAAAATAGCAGATTTTGGTCTAGCTACATTCTTTAATCCCAACCAAAAGCAACATTTGACAAGTCGTGTCGTAACATTGTGGTACCGGCCTCCTGAGCTTTTGTTGGGTGCCACTAACTATGGCGCTGCTGTTGATCTATGGAGTGCCGGTTGCATTCTTGCTGAGTTGCTGTCAGGCAAGCCTATCATGCCAGGACGAACTGAG GTGGAACAGTTGCACAAGATATTTAAGCTTTGTGGTTCACCATCAGAGGAGTTTTGGGCTAATCTGAAGTTGTCCCGAGCTACCATATTCAAGCCTCAGCATCCATACCGCCGATGTGTGAATGATGTATATAAGGACTTCCCTACTACAGCTTTAGCACTACTGGATCGTCTACTTGCTGTAGAACCTGGTAATAGGGGTACCGCTGCATCTGCCCTTGACAGTGAA TTCTTCACAACAAAGCCTTATGCCTGCGATCCATCAAGTCTACCCAAATATCCTCCAAGCAAGGAATACGATGCCAAGCTTCGAGATGAAGAAGCTAGGAG GCAAAGAGCAGCTGCTAAAGGACAGGAAGCTGAAGCTGGACGGAGGAAGCAACTTCCTGGACCTGATGGCAACAGTGGATTGCAG CAACGCCGAGTTCAGGTGAATCCCAAAAGCGGCAGTTACAAGTTCACTCCAAAGGAGGATGCTGTTTCTGGTTTTCCAATTGATCCACCAGCAAGGGCTGCAGACAATGGTTACCCTCAGCGTGTTCCTTTGATGCATGCTGGCCGTTCTTCCTCCACTCTGGGCAGATCAAGTGGAGTGGATCCAAAGGCCCAAAGATTTCACACCTCTCAAATTGTTGGCGCTGATATGTCCAACCAATCTACCGCAGCTGGGCAGCGAGGCAATGCTCCTAAGATGTCTAACCTTGGGGAAAGTGCCAGGAGGCAGTATTTGAGAGAGCATCGGTCCAGTTCAAGATACAGTCAGCTGACTGGTGCTGACCCTTCTGACAGACCCGAATGGACTCATCAATTCCAAGAAAGACCGTCATCTTCCCATAGGAAGGATGATGCGGTGGCAAATAAAGAGCCCACAGTG GTaaatggcacaaagaagaacagaATCCACTATTCTGGGCCATTGATGCCTCCTGGAGTGAACATGGATGAGATCCTTAGAGAGCATGAGCGACAGATCCAACAAGCGGTGCGAAGAGCCCGTCTCGATAAGGGAAAGGGAAAGCACAACGGTGAGAGAGACCAGTCAGAGGCACTGCTGTATACTACCGTGAACATCAGGGCCGATCGCTGA
- the LOC117860840 gene encoding ribosome-recycling factor, chloroplastic, whose protein sequence is MALHAVSPAAVSSPLRALAHRLAQRPGCGCLPKQLVSIYSSANFAGLQAGPLVLRHSDKRAVLTHATIEEIEAEKSVIEEQAKEKMEKAIETVQTNFNTVRTGRANPAMLDRIEVEYYGTPVNLKSIAQISTPDATSLLIQPYDKSSLKLIEKTIVAANLGVTPSNDGEVIRVTVPPLTSDRRKELAKTVAKLAEDGKVAIRNIRRDAIKAYDKLQKEKKLSEDNVKDLSADLQKVTDGYMKKIESIQKQKEEELMKI, encoded by the exons ATGGCGCTCCACGCCGTCTCCCCCGCGGCGGTCTCCTCCCCGCTGCGCGCCCTCGCGCACCGCCTCGCCCAGCGCCCAg GCTGTGGTTGTCTCCCAAAGCAATTAGTCTCCATTTACTCCTCCGCAAACTTTGCGGGACTTCAGGCTGGGCCTCTTGTTCTTCGACACTCGGACAAGAG AGCAGTTTTGACACATGCCACCATCGAAGAAATCGAAGCAGAAAAATCTGTTATTGAAGAGCAGGCT AAAGAAAAGATGGAAAAGGCAATCGAAACAGTCCAAACTAACTTCAACACTGTGAGGACAGGGCGTGCAAACCCGGCAATGCTTGACCGGATTGAG GTTGAGTACTATGGAACTCCAGTGAACTTGAAGAGTATTGCACAGATAAGCACTCCAGATGCAACTTCTCTCCTTATTCAGCCATATGACAAGTCAAG CCTCAAGCTTATTGAGAAAACAATAGTTGCTGCAAATCTTGGTGTAACACCAAGCAATGATGGAGAAGTGATACGAGTGACTGTCCCACCACTGACATCTGATCGCAGAAAG GAATTAGCAAAAACTGTAGCTAAGTTAGCTGAGGATGGCAAG GTTGCTATAAGGAACAtaagaagagatgcaatcaaagCTTATGATAAGCTACAGAAG GAAAAGAAGCTTTCTGAAGATAACGTGAAAGATTTATCTGCTGATCTACAA AAAGTCACAGACGGTTACATGAAAAAGATAGAATCCATCCAGAAGCAGAAGGAAGAG gaaCTGATGAAAATTTAG
- the LOC117860841 gene encoding uncharacterized protein, translating to MGRKRKELLSSAPWRTGEAAEDEEAARLSREGKVSVTNNPGETATMNVPRSRRQDLDLTVDDFDEEEIDPELRYSFQRNSRFLKRVFSVDTLVKPLPPVMAYSVSRNVNFFFRIFTQFWDEEGIANAQKSLGLGSDDGSRRMR from the exons atgGGGCGGAAGCGGAAGGAGCTGCTGTCGTCGGCGCCGTGGCGGACGGGGGAGGccgcggaggacgaggaggcggccaGGCTCAGCCGCGAGGGGAAGGTCAGCGTCACCAACAACCCCGGGGAGACGGCCACCATGAACGTGCCCCGCAGCAGGCGCCAGGACCTCGACCTCACCGTCGATGACTTCGACGAGGAGGAGATCGACCCCGAGCTGCGCTACTCCTTCCAGCGGAACAGCAGG TTTTTGAAGAGAGTTTTTAGTGTGGACACACTTGTCAAGCCTCTTCCTCCTGTAATGGCATACAGTGTATCTCGTAATGTAAACTTTTTCTTCCGGATCTTCACGCAGTTCTGGG ATGAAGAAGGAATTGCCAATGCACAGAAGTCCCTTGGACTGGGGAGTGATGATGGTTCCCGCCGGATGCGCTGA